A single Phragmites australis chromosome 4, lpPhrAust1.1, whole genome shotgun sequence DNA region contains:
- the LOC133916516 gene encoding uncharacterized protein LOC133916516, which yields MASYGDRRAESSVLEAFSLSPLPWPVILILLMVTLLLSVSWFFNYEDFIEEASEQFSWLLLAVPIALVLLIRWISSVDSFEGYLGFYPSERRWGGYESAPAEGSSPWGVAMLVVLLLVLASFHSTFQDMWKP from the coding sequence ATGGCGTCCTACGGCGACCGGCGTGCGGAGTCGTCCGTCCTGGAGGCGTTCAGCCTGTCGCCGCTCCCCTGGCCGGTGATCCTGATCCTGCTCATGGTGACGCTCCTGCTGAGCGTCTCCTGGTTCTTCAACTACGAGGACTTCATCGAGGAGGCCTCGGAGCAGTTCAGCTGGCTGCTGCTGGCCGTGCCCATCGCGCTCGTCCTGCTCATCCGCTGGATCTCCTCCGTCGACTCCTTCGAGGGATACCTCGGCTTCTACCCCAGCGAGCGCCGGTGGGGAGGGTACGAGAGCGCCCCCGCCGAGGGCAGCTCCCCCTGGGGAGTTGCCATGCTCGTCGTGCTCCTGCTCGTGCTCGCCAGCTTCCACTCCACCTTCCAGGACATGTGGAAGCCCTGA
- the LOC133916517 gene encoding UDP-glucuronate 4-epimerase 3-like: MAPQQTGAPGSAAAAGGAAAVKPQFHHYHHHRLPPRHHHPSPTSLLSKLAFWSVCSVSLLLAFLLLSPSAAPAPRAALESPRRSLHASPSSTASWGGAAWEKKVRASARVRRGRGHSVLVTGAAGFVGFHAAAALRRRGDGVLGLDNFNDYYDPALKRGRAALLARSGVYVVDGDIADAELLAKLFDVVPFTHVLHLAAQAGVRHALVDPMSYVRANVAGLVALLEAARAANPQPAIVWASSSSVYGLNSHVPFSEHDRTDRPASLYAATKKAGEEIAHVYNHIYGLSLTALRFFTVYGPWGRPDMAYFFFTRDILAGVPITVYESAGGTHQTTISRDFTYIDDVVKGCVAALDTAGRSTGSGGKKRGPAPFRTYNLGNTSPVPVTQLVDLLERLLKVKAVRKVVKMPRNGDVPYTHANVSLAQRELRYRPSIDLQTGLKKFVRWYLEYYHPELAEKQKQRGSSNGKGSGGQNGSSSSAR, from the coding sequence ATGGCGCCGCAGCAGACCGGCGCGCccggctcggcggcggcggcgggcggcgcggcggccgtCAAGCCGCAGTTccaccactaccaccaccaccgcctgcCCCCGCGCCACCACCACCCCTCGCCGACCTCGCTCCTCTCCAAGCTTGCCTTCTGGTCCGTCTGCTCCGTCTCGCTCCTCctcgccttcctcctcctctccccctccgccgccccGGCCCCGCGCGCCGCTCTCGAGTCCCCGCGCCGCTCGCTCCATGCCTCCCCGTCGTCCACTGCCTCCTGGGGCGGCGCCGCCTGGGAGAAGAAGGTGCGGGCCTCGGCGCGCGTGAGGCGCGGGCGGGGCCACTCCGTCCTCGTCACGGGCGCCGCGGGGTTCGTCGGCTTCCACGCGGCCGCCGCGCTGCGCCGCCGCGGggacggcgtgctcgggctcgacaACTTCAACGACTACTACGACCCCGCACTCAAGCGTGGGCGCGCCGCTCTCCTCGCGCGCTCCGGAGTCTACGTCGTCGACGGCGACATCGCGGACGCCGAACTCCTCGCCAAGCTCTTCGACGTCGTGCCGTTCACGCACGTACTCCACCTCGCCGCGCAGGCGGGCGTGAGGCACGCACTCGTTGACCCGATGTCCTACGTGCGCGCCAACGTCGCCGGTCTCGTCGCGCTGCTCgaggcggcgcgcgccgccaacCCTCAGCCGGCAATTGTCTGGGCGTCGTCATCTTCAGTGTACGGGCTCAATTCCCATGTGCCTTTCTCCGAGCATGACAGGACGGATCGACCAGCCTCTCTCTATGCAGCCACCAAGAAGGCCGGTGAGGAGATCGCTCATGTCTACAACCACATCTATGGGCTCTCACTCACCGCTCTTCGGTTCTTCACTGTGTATGGGCCGTGGGGGCGCCCCGACATGGCATACTTCTTCTTCACCCGGGATATCCTTGCTGGGGTGCCAATTACGGTGTATGAGAGTGCGGGAGGCACACACCAGACTACCATTTCCCGGGATTTCACCTACATTGATGACGTTGTGAAGGGGTGTGTAGCGGCACTGGATACAGCTGGTCGGAGCACAGGCAGTGGAGGCAAGAAGCGAGGGCCGGCACCATTCAGGACATACAATTTGGGGAACACTTCTCCTGTGCCCGTGACACAGCTAGTCGATTTGCTGGAGAGGTTGCTAAAGGTGAAGGCTGTGAGGAAGGTCGTCAAGATGCCAAGGAACGGGGATGTGCCGTATACACATGCGAATGTCAGCCTTGCACAGCGGGAGCTTAGATACCGCCCGTCCATAGATCTCCAAACAGGGCTCAAGAAGTTTGTGCGGTGGTATCTTGAGTACTACCATCCTGAATTGGCTGAGAAGCAGAAACAGCGTGGCAGTAGCAATGGCAAGGGTTCAGGCGGTCAGAACGGCAGCTCGAGCAGCGCAAGATGA
- the LOC133916518 gene encoding chloride conductance regulatory protein ICln-like, producing the protein MAPGLHRFTDIAGDGAPRLDAASGEELVRVDRGASVALGRQAPEPPGTLFVTTRRVIWLSEAEKGKAYAVDFVAISLHAVSRDLEAYPSPCIYTQIEAEVGTDEAAAAESDSEASGELELSRVSEMRIILADPGQLDALFDVFCHCAELNPDPNAERNGGNGWFLGEDMADGGWVHGDDDMVDENGPEPEFFNANPIGQNGGYDINRSVFELQINDQRFEDAEEEQESRENGH; encoded by the exons ATGGCTCCAGGACTCCACCGCTTCACCGATATTGCCGGTGACGGCGCCCCCCGCCTCGACGCCGCATCCGGCGAGGAGCTGGTCCGCGTGGACCGCGGGGCCTCCGTCGCTCTCGGCCGCCAAGCGCCGGAGCCCCCGGGAACTCTCTTCGTCACCACCAG GAGGGTGATTTGGCTCAGCGAGGCGGAGAAGGGCAAGGCCTACGCGGTGGACTTCGTCGCCATCTCGCTCCACGCTGTGTCGCGCGACCTCGAGGCGTACCCCTCGCCCTGCATCTACACGCAG ATTGAGGCGGAAGTTGGCACTGatgaggctgctgctgctgaatcAGATTCTGAAGCAAGTGGTGAATTAGAGCTATCAAGAGTCTCTGAAATGCGCATTATACTGGCAGACCCTGGTCAAC TTGATGCACTTTTTGATGTCTTCTGCCATTGTGCTGAACTGAATCCTGATCCTAATGCTG AGCGCAATGGGGGGAATGGTTGGTTCCTTGGTGAAGATATGGCTGATGGTGGCTGGGTTCATGGCGATGATGACATGGTTGATG AAAATGGCCCTGAGCCCGAATTCTTCAATGCCAACCCGATAGGCCAAAATGGTGGATATGACATCAATCGTTCGGTTTTTGAG CTTCAAATCAATGACCAGCGTTTTGAGGATGCAGAGGAAGAGCAGGAGAGCCGTGAAAATGGAcattag
- the LOC133916519 gene encoding IRK-interacting protein-like yields MVSSPSPSPPFPTVTPDPKQRAGGAATASEKVDKYAHVATPLHNGNGANKKTPRGAKGDGADPAGYVAAVSCSDCRFKQRALAPASPGAVIRSLFVSLTRRSTPRSSPSPTSASGGGGDAGDGEQWRLAADDLSRRLAAATRTRDEALEETTRLKHSIAELELKLTRLEARVLPTPAAAAFPVESFLRSVSTARAAVRNLARALSTHLRSPTRPGPNLESFLNRAFHADFELDTDADVHTPDPAGRCEANLAAYHAVAALTWEEVLLHGTKHYNEGLSRFCDAKMSEVVSSLGDARARAWPEPLLQAFFLAAKGVWGVRLLARSVHPPLPVVRADRGARFDPRFMEDAAAGRAARLEPASVKMMVAPGFHVYLAGAGVVKCKVVCFYSSRTGGHRDGGSSANGDVGLGSSCSDMNGSATDVESCRSSRREVK; encoded by the exons ATGGTCTCGtctccctccccttcccctccctTCCCCACCGTT ACCCCCGATCCGAAGCAGcgggccggcggcgcggcgacggcgtcgGAGAAGGTGGACAAGTACGCGCACGTCGCGACGCCGCTCCACAACGGCAACGGCGCCAATAAGAAGACGCCGCGCGGGGCCAAGGGCGACGGCGCCGACCCAGCGGGGTACGTCGCGGCGGTGTCCTGCTCCGACTGCCGCTTCAAGCAGCGCGCCCTCGCGCCGGCGTCCCCCGGCGCCGTCATCCGCTCGCTGTTCGTCTCCCTCACCCGCCGCTCCACCCCGCGCTCTTCGCCGTCGCCGACGTCGGCCTCGGGCGGCGGTGGGGACGCCGGGGACGGCGAGCAGTGGCGCCTGGCCGcggacgacctctcccgccggCTCGCCGCGGCCACGCGCACGCGGGACGAGGCGCTGGAGGAGACCACGCGCCTGAAGCACTCCATTGCCGAACTGGAGCTCAAGCTCACGCGCCTCGAGGCGCGCGTGCTCCCCACCCCCGCGGCCGCCGCCTTCCCCGTCGAGTCGTTCCTCCGCTCCGTTTCCACTGCGCGCGCCGCCGTGCGGAACCTCGCGCGCGCGCTCTCCACCCACCTTCGCAGCCCCACGAGACCCGGCCCGAACCTCGAGAGCTTCCTGAACCGTGCGTTCCACGCCGACTTCGAGCTCGACACCGACGCCGACGTCCACACCCCGGACCCGGCGGGCCGGTGCGAGGCCAACCTCGCGGCGTACCACGCCGTGGCGGCGCTGACGTGGGAGGAGGTCCTGCTCCACGGCACCAAGCACTACAACGAGGGTCTGAGCCGGTTCTGCGACGCCAAGATGAGCGAGGTGGTGTCCTCGCTCGgggacgcgcgcgcgcgcgcgtggccGGAGCCGCTGCTGCAGGCGTTCTTCCTCGCCGCCAAGGGCGTGTGGGGGGTGCGCCTCTTGGCACGGTCCGTCCACCCTCCGCTCCCCGTTGTGCGCGCGGACCGCGGCGCGCGCTTCGACCCGCGGTTCATGGAGGACGCCGCGGCCGGACGGGCGGCGAGGCTGGAGCCGGCCAGCGTGAAGATGATGGTGGCGCCGGGGTTCCACGTGTACCTGGCCGGCGCGGGCGTGGTGAAGTGCAAGGTGGTGTGCTTCTACAGCAGCCGCACTGGCGGCCACAGAGATGGCGGGAGCAGCGCCAACGGGGACGTGGGGTTGGGGAGCAGCTGTAGTGACATGAATGGGAGTGCTACAGACGTGGAGAGCTGCAGGAGCAGTAGAAGGGAAGTCAAATAG